Proteins from a single region of Canis aureus isolate CA01 chromosome 26, VMU_Caureus_v.1.0, whole genome shotgun sequence:
- the LOC144298550 gene encoding uncharacterized protein LOC144298550 yields MSVFRRALPKRAECPPASASRATFCWGRARQQASAVNNESVEVVISVVEEIKPGNGTERKARTKSLQIRVRAFPSLAVGKPRDKQLNQLIVSHGEIQGGKSKNTQRRKERKKASQWHPTEGSLAEGHGDTHLGT; encoded by the exons ATGTCTGTTTTCAGGAGGGCCCTACCGAAGAGAGCTGAGTGTCCGCCAGCCTCTGCCTCCAGAGCTACCTTCTGCTGGGGGAGGGCCAGGCAGCAAGCAAGTGCTGTGAATAATGAGTCAGTTGAAGTTGTGATAAGTGTTGTGGAGGAAATAAAACCGGGCAAtgggacagagaggaaggcaaggaCAAAGTCACTCCAGATAAGAGTCCGGGCCTTCCCTTCCCTGGCTGTGGGGAAGCCCAGGGATAAGCAACTGAACCAGCTCATAGTGAGTCATGGGGAGATACAAGGCGG AAAGTCGAAGAATActcagaggagaaaggaaaggaaaaaggctTCGCAATGGCACCCAACTGAAGGGAGTTTAGCAGAAGGTCATGGAG atactCATTTGGGGACGTGA